GAACTCGTATGACATTCCCGCCGTTCGCAAGTTCGCTCAGAGCACTGCCGACGCGCTCGCAGGCGAACCTGTCGAATGGGTCGTGGAATACAAGATCGACGGCGCTGCCATTTCGCTCACGTATGAGCAGGGTAAACTCGTTCGCGCGTCTACTCGGGGCAACGGGCAAGTGGGTGACGACATTACGCACAATGCTGTGACCATTCTCGATGTGCCCCGACGACTCAAAGGTTCACCGCCGCCAATTCTCGAGATTCGCGGCGAGGTCTACATGACCAATAGCGACCTGGTGAAGCTGAACGAACGGCAGGCCGCCAAAGGGGAGGCCGCCTATGCCAATCCGCGCAATGTCGCGGCCGGTAGCATTCGGCTGCTCGACCCCCGCGAGTGCGCCGAGCGGCGGTTGCGCTTCTTCGCGCACGGCGTGGGCTATTGCGAAGGGCTGCAAGTCGTCAATCACATTGAGTTCTTGAAGGATCTTGCCGCCTATGGCCTGACACCGACGCCTCTCGTGCGCTCCTGCAAGGACGTCGACGAAGCTCTGGCCCACTGCGAGCAGATGATCGAGAAGATCGACGAGCTTGATTTCGAAATCGACGGCCTCGTGCTCAAAGTGAATCGCTACGACCAGCGCGAACGCCTCGGCATGCGCAGCAAAAGCCCGCGCTGGGTCATTGCTTACAAGTTCGAGAAGTACGAAGCCAAAACGCGCGTCAACAAAATCACCGTCCAAGTTGGCAAGACGGGCGCGATTACTCCGGTGGCGGAACTCGAACCCGTGCAACTTGCAGGCACCGTGGTGAGCCGTTCGAGTCTGCATAACGCGGACGAGATCCGTCGCAAGGATATCCGGGAAGGGGATATCGTCATTGTCGAGAAGGCCGGCAAGATCATTCCTCACATCGTGCGAGTCGAAAAGCACGAACGAACCACCGAGCTGCCGGAGTTTGCCTTTCCCACGCATTGTCCCGAATGCAAAACCGAATTGGTGAAGGATGAAGGGGGCGTTTATATCCGCTGCCCGAGTCCCGTTTGCCCGGCGAAAGTGCAAGAGCGAATCCGCTTTTTTGCCTCGCGCGATGCGATGGATATCGATGGCCTCGGCGATAAACTCGTCGAGCAGTTGGTCGATAGTGGACTCGTGAAGTCCTACGGCGATCTTTATCGGCTAACGCTCGAGCCGCTGCTGAAGCTCGAACGGATGGGACAAAAGTCTGCCGAGAAACTGCTGGCCGGCATCGCAGCCAGTAAGTCGCGTGGGCTCTCGCGGCTGCTAAGTTCGCTGTCGATTCGTCACGTCGGTCAGCGCGGTGGGCGGCTATTGGCCGAACACTATGGCACGATCGAAGCCTTGCAAGAGGCGTCGCAGGAATCGCTGGCGGAAGTGAACGAAATCGGGCCGGCCATCGCAGCCAGCGTGTATGAGTTCTTTCGCAGCGAGTATGGAATCGAACTGTTTCGAGACCTTAAGTCGCTTGGGCTGCGTTTGGAAGAAACCAAGAAGGCAGTTGCTCCCAAACCGACGGGACCGCTCGCCGGCAAAAGCATCGTTGTGACTGGCACACTCACGAAGTACAAGCGAAATGAGATCGAAGAATTGATCACCAAACACGGTGGCCGCGCAGCGTCCAGCGTGTCGAGCAAAACCGACTTCATCGTCGCCGGTGCCGAAGCAGGCAGTAAGCTCGATAAAGCAACCAAGCTAGGCGTGAAAGTCCTCAGTGAAGACGACTTCGAACAACTTCTGGCCGGCATTTAGGCTCATTGAATTTTCTCGCGGTTAATCAGAATTGATGGCAACATGCACTCCCGCTCGCTTGGCCGGCTAATTGTCTTTCTCAAAGCGACCATCGTAGGCGGGCTCTTCGTCCTCGTGCCGGTTGTGCTCATTTCGATTGTGATTGGCCAGGCGGCCCAATTTGCGTATGAAGTGGTTCATCCGCTCGTGCAATGGCTACCGGTGAAGTCGGTCAGTGGCGTTTCGCTCTCATTTCTGATCGGCCTCATCGCGCTGGCACTCTTGTGTTTTCTCGCCGGCTTGCTCGCCCGAACTGCTGTCTCGCGCTGGTTCGTCGGCACACTCGAGCAGTTGATTGTGTCGTTCGTCCCGGGCTATGCCCTCATGAAGAGCATGGGGCAAGGCTGGGTCGGCGTCGAAGAGAAAACTCCGCATCAGGCCGTTCTCGTGCGGTTCGACGATGTCGCTCAACTAGGCTTTGTCATGGACACACTTCCCGACAGCCGCCACGTCGTCTTCGTGCCCGATGTCCCCAATCCCTGGTCTGGCACACTGCTGTTCGTCACCCCCGACCGTATCGAACCGCTGGCCATCACCACCAAGCAGGCCATCGATTGCCTCCGCCACCTCGGTGCCAACACCAGCAAGATATTGAGCACGGTCAAACCGGCTGGTTAGCAGTTCTCGGGTGGCACGTGGTGTACTCACCCGTGTTCCTGGCAATTTTCGAACGAACCATGCGCCGCCGTTAACGTCCGAATTCAAGCCATTTTTCATTAGCGCCGCGACGCATCCTAAGTTAGAAAGTGAATGTCGCTGGGCAACGTGCAACAATCTTGGGCGCTACAAATTCGCCCGAGGCAGTCACCATGAAAGATGGCCGGCAAAAATATAAAACGATCAAGCACTATCACGAGCCAAGCGATCTCCACGAGTTGACGTTCTCGTGCTATCGTCGCATCACGCAGCTGACCAATCACGAGATTCGTGAGAAGCTCGCGCGCTCTATCGACCTTGCAGGCGAGAAATGGCGATTCTCACTCGTGGCTTTCGTCTTCATGCCCGAGCATCTGCATCTGCTGGTCTGGCCACACGACGATCAGCCTGCGATTGACGACTACCTGCGAGACGTAAAGTTGCCTGTCTCAGTTTTTCAGAAGGCACAACTGATTGCCCACCGAAGCCGTTTGCTGCAGCGTTTGACAGTTCCATCTGGGGTCGATCGGGGGCAATTTCGCAGGTAGCAAGAGGGGCCTGGCTACGATCGAAACTTGCAGACCTGTGAGTCAGCTCAGGCGTCGATCGACTAACTTCATGAGAACCCACTGCGGCGTAAACTTGTGCAAAGCACGACGGAGTGGCGCTGGTCGAGCGCGAAGTTCTACGCGACGGACGGGCAACATCAGGATCCAGAATTGCCCAAGATTAGTCCCTTGCCTGGAGAGTTTTGGGATAGCCAGCGGAGTTGACGCGTGGGCTGCGGCGCAGCGTTAACGAAAAATGGCTCAATGTCCAACAAACGCGAACAGCACGCGTGCGCGAAAATGGCTGGCAAACACGCGCTGAGTACACCACGTGCCACCCAGAGTAGACAAGAATTGCGTTAGATCAACTCTTTCATCGCTTGTGCCTGGTCATGCACCAGGTATTGGGGCCGGCCGGAGAGGTCGGTGACGGTGGCGTGGGGCGAGATGCCGAGGTTGTGATAGAGCGTGGCGAAGATTTCGCCGAACTTGGTGGGACGGCTGGTGGCTTCTCCACCGTGGCGGTCGGTGCTGCCGAT
Above is a window of Anatilimnocola aggregata DNA encoding:
- the ligA gene encoding NAD-dependent DNA ligase LigA, with product MSSPASRIAQLRQEIHRHDDLYYTKTQPEITDLQYDQLMQELQQLEAAHPELVTEDSPTQRLGDKPVEGLNQVEHRVPMLSIENSYDIPAVRKFAQSTADALAGEPVEWVVEYKIDGAAISLTYEQGKLVRASTRGNGQVGDDITHNAVTILDVPRRLKGSPPPILEIRGEVYMTNSDLVKLNERQAAKGEAAYANPRNVAAGSIRLLDPRECAERRLRFFAHGVGYCEGLQVVNHIEFLKDLAAYGLTPTPLVRSCKDVDEALAHCEQMIEKIDELDFEIDGLVLKVNRYDQRERLGMRSKSPRWVIAYKFEKYEAKTRVNKITVQVGKTGAITPVAELEPVQLAGTVVSRSSLHNADEIRRKDIREGDIVIVEKAGKIIPHIVRVEKHERTTELPEFAFPTHCPECKTELVKDEGGVYIRCPSPVCPAKVQERIRFFASRDAMDIDGLGDKLVEQLVDSGLVKSYGDLYRLTLEPLLKLERMGQKSAEKLLAGIAASKSRGLSRLLSSLSIRHVGQRGGRLLAEHYGTIEALQEASQESLAEVNEIGPAIAASVYEFFRSEYGIELFRDLKSLGLRLEETKKAVAPKPTGPLAGKSIVVTGTLTKYKRNEIEELITKHGGRAASSVSSKTDFIVAGAEAGSKLDKATKLGVKVLSEDDFEQLLAGI
- a CDS encoding DUF502 domain-containing protein yields the protein MHSRSLGRLIVFLKATIVGGLFVLVPVVLISIVIGQAAQFAYEVVHPLVQWLPVKSVSGVSLSFLIGLIALALLCFLAGLLARTAVSRWFVGTLEQLIVSFVPGYALMKSMGQGWVGVEEKTPHQAVLVRFDDVAQLGFVMDTLPDSRHVVFVPDVPNPWSGTLLFVTPDRIEPLAITTKQAIDCLRHLGANTSKILSTVKPAG
- a CDS encoding transposase codes for the protein MGATNSPEAVTMKDGRQKYKTIKHYHEPSDLHELTFSCYRRITQLTNHEIREKLARSIDLAGEKWRFSLVAFVFMPEHLHLLVWPHDDQPAIDDYLRDVKLPVSVFQKAQLIAHRSRLLQRLTVPSGVDRGQFRR